One stretch of Balneola sp. MJW-20 DNA includes these proteins:
- a CDS encoding YceI family protein yields the protein MKKLLSSALLIPVVLGGLSDLNAQGTTEFQSASVVLSNESKLTINGQSNVNDFSCVSEHDLENDSLSYQYNFMGTDVELQGNPLTLKVDNFNCGKRGINRDFKKTLKHEEYPEIRINVKQLNGRESLDSLPTMARVDIELAGVTKEFDIDLSEVSLYEDKTQVKGKKTLRMSEFNLNPPSPLFGLIKIKDEMVIDFNLIIVGQ from the coding sequence ATGAAAAAACTTCTTTCATCTGCTCTTTTGATTCCTGTTGTCCTCGGAGGTCTCAGTGATCTTAATGCTCAGGGAACAACCGAATTCCAGAGCGCTTCCGTTGTACTTTCGAATGAGTCAAAGTTAACGATTAATGGGCAATCAAATGTAAACGATTTCAGCTGCGTTTCGGAGCATGATCTTGAAAATGACTCCCTCTCCTACCAATATAATTTCATGGGTACCGATGTCGAATTACAGGGCAATCCACTCACCTTAAAGGTCGACAATTTCAATTGCGGAAAACGCGGGATCAATCGGGATTTCAAGAAAACGCTGAAACACGAAGAATATCCGGAGATCAGGATCAATGTTAAACAATTGAACGGACGTGAGTCTCTGGATTCCCTTCCAACAATGGCCAGAGTGGATATTGAACTGGCCGGAGTTACCAAAGAATTTGATATTGACCTGTCTGAAGTTAGTCTTTATGAAGATAAAACCCAGGTTAAAGGTAAGAAGACTCTCCGCATGTCTGAGTTTAATCTGAATCCTCCCTCTCCGCTATTCGGGCTCATCAAGATCAAGGATGAAATGGTGATCGATTTTAATCTGATCATTGTAGGACAGTAA
- a CDS encoding YceI family protein: protein MTLISSPLIAQTYTIAQPESEVTISGTSTLHDWESVAEEFTGEATFTMEDGSLTGIQSLVFTVVVDQIKSGKGMMDKKTKGALKEKKNPEITFNLSEVSEMSADSIMANGELTIAGVTKTVQIKAAYMVNDDGSVTFNGTQPINMTDYEVDPPTAMLGSIKTGEDVQVHFAAKFIQ from the coding sequence ATGACGCTAATCTCAAGTCCATTGATCGCGCAAACTTATACGATTGCGCAACCGGAAAGTGAAGTAACAATTTCCGGAACATCTACTCTTCATGACTGGGAATCAGTTGCAGAAGAATTCACCGGAGAAGCAACTTTCACTATGGAAGATGGCAGCCTCACCGGAATTCAAAGCCTGGTTTTCACCGTGGTTGTAGATCAGATCAAAAGCGGCAAGGGAATGATGGATAAAAAGACAAAAGGTGCATTAAAGGAGAAAAAAAACCCTGAGATCACATTTAATCTATCCGAAGTTTCTGAGATGAGCGCCGACTCCATTATGGCAAATGGTGAACTCACCATAGCCGGAGTAACCAAGACGGTCCAGATCAAAGCAGCCTATATGGTTAACGACGACGGCTCTGTGACTTTCAACGGTACACAACCAATCAATATGACAGACTACGAAGTAGATCCGCCAACAGCTATGCTGGGTTCTATTAAGACCGGTGAAGATGTTCAGGTCCACTTTGCAGCAAAATTTATACAATAA
- the hisN gene encoding histidinol-phosphatase: MHKDLLASAVEFAKIGGEHTLRYFGKNLEVDFKSDESPVTVADRETEEIIRDIIEQRFPDHGIVGEEFGAVRERSDYQWILDPIDGTRSFIHGVPFYTTLIGLTYKKKAVAGVIYAPALRELCAAAQNMGATLNGEKCSVRNTSTLSEATFLTTDMTLFRELGYEKLLNALLDSTRLHRTWGDAYGHMMVATGRADIMFDPELNIWDAAALLPVITEAGGIFSDMEGEETISGGNGFSANTELHPQIMKIIEQYRK, from the coding sequence ATGCATAAAGATTTACTGGCATCTGCTGTTGAGTTTGCGAAAATCGGTGGAGAACATACACTTAGGTATTTTGGTAAAAACCTTGAAGTAGACTTCAAATCCGATGAATCGCCGGTAACCGTCGCTGACAGAGAAACCGAAGAAATTATACGTGACATTATTGAACAACGTTTCCCGGACCACGGAATTGTGGGGGAAGAATTTGGTGCTGTACGGGAAAGATCTGACTATCAATGGATCCTGGATCCAATTGACGGCACCCGGTCTTTTATTCACGGAGTTCCTTTCTATACTACGCTGATAGGGCTTACGTACAAGAAAAAGGCTGTGGCAGGTGTTATTTATGCTCCTGCCTTACGTGAATTATGTGCTGCTGCTCAGAATATGGGAGCTACTTTGAATGGTGAGAAATGTTCAGTAAGAAATACCTCAACCTTGTCTGAGGCAACTTTTCTTACGACCGACATGACCCTGTTCCGTGAACTCGGGTATGAGAAACTTCTGAATGCACTACTTGATAGTACCCGCTTACACAGAACCTGGGGTGATGCTTACGGACATATGATGGTAGCTACAGGCAGGGCAGATATAATGTTTGATCCGGAGCTGAATATCTGGGATGCAGCGGCTTTACTTCCGGTAATTACAGAAGCCGGAGGGATCTTCAGTGATATGGAAGGGGAAGAGACGATATCCGGAGGAAACGGGTTCTCTGCCAATACTGAATTGCATCCACAGATCATGAAAATTATAGAACAATACAGAAAATGA
- a CDS encoding Tex family protein has product MQQTINYLSKQLNYSSKQIKTVADFIEDGATIPFLARYRKEATGGLDEEQLREIRDAVEQHKNLLSRKDTILKSIEEQGKLSDELKQKIEACTDIKVLEDLYLPYKQKRKTRGDKAKEKGLEPLAAMIWDQEITEGDPEARAKEFINEELEVLNTEDAFKGATDIVAEWINESIEVREQLRVIFKEHATITTKKNPALKERTNFEDYYEFSGKAKHLKAHQVLAINRGEKENALFVHTELWEERTLETIDDIVIKNDRSIFTEYLQDAVEDGYKRLLFPSLERELRNELTDMADAHAIETFATNLQNLLMQPPLDHKMIMGIDPAFRTGCKVAVIDQTGKYLDGTTIYPTPPHNKVAEAEHKIESLLKKYDIDLIAIGNGTASRETEQFIADLLNKKKSDRELNYLIVNEAGASVYSASKVAREEFPDLDAAQRGNISIARRVQDPLAELVKIDPKSIGVGLYQHDVNQSQLGSKLDDVVESCVNEVGVNLNTASAPLLSHISGLSKRVASNIVKQREEKGIFRSRDEIREIEGVGDFRFQQAAGFMRIPESVNPLDNTAIHPESYEKTEKLCNLFNIDLERLSTEKDRIDSIFRDADLNTIAGKIGVGVPTLELIIENLQKPGRDPRESLPKPLLRSDIMKMEDLTAGQTMEGTVRNVVDFGAFVDIGVKQDGLLHISNMSTNRRIDNPHDVVSVGDIIKVEILSLDLERGRIGLKLLD; this is encoded by the coding sequence GTGCAGCAAACAATTAACTACCTGAGCAAGCAGTTAAATTATTCATCAAAACAGATTAAGACCGTCGCTGATTTTATTGAAGACGGCGCAACTATACCCTTTCTGGCAAGATATCGAAAAGAGGCAACCGGCGGACTGGATGAAGAGCAGCTTCGGGAGATCCGTGATGCAGTAGAACAGCATAAAAACCTGCTTTCCAGAAAAGACACTATCCTCAAAAGCATTGAGGAACAGGGTAAATTATCAGATGAATTAAAACAAAAGATAGAAGCCTGTACCGATATTAAAGTGCTGGAAGATCTCTACCTCCCTTACAAACAAAAAAGAAAAACACGCGGCGACAAGGCTAAAGAAAAAGGTCTTGAACCACTTGCAGCAATGATCTGGGATCAGGAGATCACCGAAGGAGATCCGGAAGCACGTGCGAAGGAATTCATAAATGAAGAGCTCGAGGTTCTGAACACGGAGGATGCTTTTAAGGGAGCCACCGATATTGTTGCCGAATGGATTAATGAAAGCATTGAGGTGAGAGAACAACTTCGGGTGATCTTTAAAGAACATGCAACCATAACCACTAAAAAGAATCCTGCTCTCAAAGAAAGAACAAATTTCGAAGATTATTATGAATTTTCGGGTAAAGCTAAACACCTGAAAGCTCACCAGGTTCTGGCTATCAACCGGGGTGAAAAAGAAAATGCCCTCTTTGTTCATACAGAATTGTGGGAAGAAAGAACACTGGAGACGATCGACGATATCGTCATCAAAAATGACCGGAGTATCTTTACCGAATATTTGCAGGATGCTGTCGAAGATGGTTATAAAAGACTTCTTTTTCCTTCGCTGGAGAGAGAACTCAGAAATGAATTAACAGATATGGCTGATGCCCATGCCATTGAAACTTTTGCAACCAATTTACAGAATCTGCTTATGCAGCCCCCTTTGGATCATAAAATGATCATGGGAATTGATCCGGCATTCAGGACAGGCTGTAAAGTTGCCGTGATCGATCAAACCGGAAAATATCTGGATGGCACAACGATCTACCCTACACCGCCTCATAATAAAGTAGCTGAAGCCGAGCATAAGATTGAAAGCCTGTTAAAAAAATATGATATAGATCTGATCGCCATTGGCAACGGTACGGCCAGTCGTGAAACAGAACAGTTTATTGCTGACCTGCTAAATAAGAAAAAGTCTGATCGTGAGCTCAACTACCTGATCGTAAACGAGGCCGGAGCATCCGTTTATTCAGCCTCCAAAGTTGCCAGGGAAGAATTCCCGGATCTTGATGCTGCCCAGCGCGGTAATATATCTATTGCACGAAGAGTACAGGATCCGCTGGCAGAACTGGTAAAGATCGACCCTAAATCGATCGGTGTGGGATTATATCAGCATGATGTAAATCAGTCTCAGCTGGGCTCTAAACTGGATGATGTGGTTGAAAGTTGCGTGAATGAGGTCGGAGTGAACCTGAATACGGCATCCGCTCCTCTTCTGTCACATATCTCGGGCCTCAGTAAAAGAGTGGCCTCTAATATTGTCAAACAAAGAGAAGAGAAAGGAATCTTCAGATCCAGAGATGAGATCAGGGAGATCGAAGGAGTTGGTGATTTCCGATTTCAGCAGGCTGCAGGCTTTATGCGAATACCCGAATCTGTAAATCCTTTAGATAACACGGCAATTCATCCGGAGAGCTATGAGAAAACTGAAAAATTATGCAATCTCTTTAATATTGATCTGGAAAGACTGAGTACCGAAAAAGACCGGATCGATTCCATCTTCCGGGATGCAGATCTTAATACTATTGCCGGGAAGATCGGTGTGGGAGTCCCAACCCTTGAACTGATCATCGAAAACCTTCAAAAGCCGGGAAGAGATCCCCGCGAATCACTGCCTAAACCTTTACTGCGTAGTGATATCATGAAGATGGAAGATCTGACAGCCGGTCAGACCATGGAAGGAACCGTGAGAAATGTGGTAGATTTTGGCGCCTTTGTCGACATTGGCGTTAAGCAGGACGGCCTGCTTCATATCTCTAATATGAGTACGAACAGACGGATCGATAATCCACACGATGTAGTGAGTGTTGGAGACATCATAAAAGTAGAAATTCTTTCACTGGATCTTGAACGCGGAAGGATCGGTTTAAAGTTATTAGATTGA